CAGCCATGCGCGGACCTCTTCACGCAGCGCATCATCGCTTATCGGGTTCTCTGAGGACATGTCACGCTCCCAACGCTTGAATGAACCGTTCCCGATGGAACGATGATGAACCGAACAGCTGAGCATCCGCTCGCGCGCGGCGCAGGTACAGATGTGCCGGATGCTCCCAGGTGAAGGCGATGCCACCGTGCATCTGGATGCTAGTTGCCGCAGTGGTAACAAAGGCATCGGCACAGGCAAATGCGGCCAGACTCACCGCTTCAGTGGCGGCCTCGGCGTCCTCGGCCAGTCGGGCCGCCGCGTTGCGCGCCGCCGAAAGGGCCGATTCCGTCTCTAGCAGGAGATCGGCCGCCATGTGCTTGACCGCCTGAAAGCTGCCGATGGCGCGGCCGAATTGAATACGATTCTTGGCATACTCGACGGTCGACGACAGGCAGTGCTGCGCCGCCCCCGCCTGTTCACCCGCGAGCGCAACCAGCGTGAGGTCCATCGCCCGGCTGACCGCGTCCCAGACGGGAATCTGTGCCGTGATGAGTTCTGCTTTCACCCCTTCGAAGGTGATCTCGGCCAATCGCAAGGTGTGGTCGAACGTGGGCAATGCGGCCATCCCGATACCGGCCGCGCGCGGCTCGACGACGAAACACTCGAGTCCCCGATCGGTGCTGGCCAGAACCAGAAGTACATCGGCGTTCTGCCCGTGCACCACGTAACTGGCACAGCCACTCAGCCGCCACTCCCCGTCTACCTCCTGCCCTGAAACCGCGACCCCGTCAGGAGTCCAGCGGCCGCTCTTACCGGTCAGCGCAGCCGTCGCGATGCAACTGCCATCGGCGATGCCCGGCAGCAGGCGATCGTTGAGCCCAGCATCCGCCAGAGCATCCAAAAGGGCGGCCGCCAGAACGCCGCTGGCGAGAAAGGGCGAACACAGCAACGCGGCTCCGACCTCCTCCATGACCAGTTCCAACTCCATGGGGCCGACGCCGGCTCCACCGTGGGTTTCGTCCACGATCAGCCCGACGACCCCCATCTTCGCGAGTTCCTGCCAGAGTTTCGCGTCGTATCCGCTCGTCGTGTCCATCGTCGCCCGCACGGCTCTTTCGTCACTCTGCTTGCTGAGCAGGAGGTGAATCGATTCCCTGAGCGCGAGGCGCTCGTCGGCAGAAAAGCTGTTCATGTCGGGTCCTTCGACGACACATCCTCACCATATCCTCACAGGCCATAAGACGGCCGCAAGAAGCGAAGCTCCACGAGTGTCCGAGCATGGATGCGAGATGATTCGTTTGCAGAATGTATGACGGGAGATTAGCGCATACCGATTGTCGGATGGGGGCGGCGCCAACGCGCTACAATCGCGAAATCGCGATAGTCTCTCGAAACGACCCAGATACCTTTCGACTCAGGGGCAAGCGTATGAGCGCATTGAAAGACGAATTCGGGGTTGGCTGGCAGAAGTGGAATCCGCAGGCCTGGTTCGATGCTTTTTGCATCAAGTTGATGATGTCGAAAGTGGGCGATGTCATTCCAAAGACCTACGTCCCGATTCTTCGCCTGGTCTCGGAAGATGCCGGTAAGGTCGACGATGAATACGCGCGGGTCATCGCGATGCGAGAGCCGATCCGCTTCTTCGATTCACCTCGCGACAAGTGGCGCAAGACCTATGGTGCATACATTCGGGAACTCGAGTGGGTCTATGGCGAGCTGCGTCAGCATTTCCCGACCCAGGAATATCAGGACCTCGTCATCGACATCATGGCGCGGAATATTCGCGATGCGATGAGCGCCTTCTTGCCGAGCATCGAAGAGATGACCCGCACACGCGGTCCGTCGCCCGAGTCCATCGGCTCGGCTCCCGGCCGGAAGTCGAGCCGACTCGGCAAGTCGTTCGAGAAGATCTTCCAGGGACGATTCGGATCCTGGCTCATGAACAATCTGAATCCGGTGAGTGCAATCGTCGGCCCGGTCGATATGGAAATGGTTCCGGGCGAGGGGATGAGGATGGAGATCCCGCGCTGCTGGATGCACACCGCCCCCGGCGACGGCAAGACGCAGGATCAGGCGTGCGTACAGGGGTGCAAAGGAGCCTGCGAAGCGGTGTTCAATGGCCGCACACCGGTGGCCATGCTCTTTGAACCCCACCTCCCCGATTTTTCGTGCACCCTGACGATCAAGCTGAACAGAGGTTCGCGCTCGGCGCCCGCATAACACGGACGAACGCCAGAGCTTTCCTCAGGGGGTGTGAACCGCGTTGACGATGGCGCGCAAAGCTGCGTTGCGTTCGCCACCTTCAGTGTCCCCGGGGGCTTGCGCGGCGAACTGGGCGACCACGACCTTGCGACGGGTGTCGATCCAGAGGTACTGGCCGAAGGCGCCGGCGCCGTAGAACTCGCCGTCATAGCCCTGCGGAACCCAGAACTGCATCGCATAGCCGGACGAATCTGCAGTCGGTTCCTGGAAAGGTGCACTCGGCGTTCCGACCCTCTCGATCCAGCCTTCGGGCACGAGTCGGCGTCCATCCCACACCCCGTCGCGGAGGTGGAACTCACCGAGATGCGCGAAATCGACCAGGCGCGTGGCCAGGCAGCAGTGTCCGAAAGCCACACCTGAAGGACCTGGAACGTTCTGCGACCAGTGCGCGTCGCCAGCGATGCCGAGACCGTTCCACAGCTTGTCCTGGACGATCTCCCGATAGGGCTTTCCGTACGCCCCGCGAAGAACGGCGGAGAGCACATGGGTGTCGGTCGCCAGATAGTTGAAATCGGTTCCGGCCGGCACCCGCCGAGCGAGTTCCGAAGCGAAGTCGTCGAGATTCTGTCGCAACCTAAACACTCGCAGGTACATCCAGTTTCGGTCGGGGAATCCCTTGAAATGAAAGAAGTCCACGCCGGATGACATCATCATCACGTGACGAATCGACGTTTCACCGTAGGCAGTTCCCGCGAATTGCGGAGCGTACTTCGAAACCGGGTCATCGAGGCTCTCGATCGTTCCGTCGTGAAGAGCCATCCCGATGATCGTCCCGGTAAAGCTCTTCGACGCGGACCAGAGATGGTAGAGGCTCTCGGAAGTCGTCGGGCCGAGGTACTTCTCGAATACCACCTCACCCCCGTGAAGCGCGAGGATGCCCTGCACCCGCGCCCTTTCGAGATACTCCGAAAGCATCCGGGACTCGCCGTCGAACTCGTAGTGAACATCGAGCGATCGGAGCGCGCGACGGAATTCATGGGGCCGGGGCGCCGCGTGCAACACCCGGAATGGCAGGCTCGTGTCCCAGTTCCGAAAGATCTCCGCCAGACCCTCGCGGTCGTCGTTCTCCATGAGCTGGAGGCCCACCGTTTCTGTCCAGGTCTGCATCGGCCGGTAGTCCGACCACGGCTGTGCGATCCAGAGCACGAAGGCCGCAGCGCCGGCGATCACAAGCCCCACAGCGGCGATCGCCCGGCGGATCCACCTCATGCGCTGAGCCCATCGCTGCGTTCGTCCGCAGTCGTCACGATGCCCCCGCGATTGTCGAAGTCCTTCGCGAGCGGGCGACCCCGGTGGAGATGCAACCAGAGGCGCATCAGATGTCG
The window above is part of the bacterium genome. Proteins encoded here:
- a CDS encoding acyl-CoA dehydrogenase, translated to MNSFSADERLALRESIHLLLSKQSDERAVRATMDTTSGYDAKLWQELAKMGVVGLIVDETHGGAGVGPMELELVMEEVGAALLCSPFLASGVLAAALLDALADAGLNDRLLPGIADGSCIATAALTGKSGRWTPDGVAVSGQEVDGEWRLSGCASYVVHGQNADVLLVLASTDRGLECFVVEPRAAGIGMAALPTFDHTLRLAEITFEGVKAELITAQIPVWDAVSRAMDLTLVALAGEQAGAAQHCLSSTVEYAKNRIQFGRAIGSFQAVKHMAADLLLETESALSAARNAAARLAEDAEAATEAVSLAAFACADAFVTTAATSIQMHGGIAFTWEHPAHLYLRRARADAQLFGSSSFHRERFIQALGA
- a CDS encoding beta-lactamase family protein gives rise to the protein MRWIRRAIAAVGLVIAGAAAFVLWIAQPWSDYRPMQTWTETVGLQLMENDDREGLAEIFRNWDTSLPFRVLHAAPRPHEFRRALRSLDVHYEFDGESRMLSEYLERARVQGILALHGGEVVFEKYLGPTTSESLYHLWSASKSFTGTIIGMALHDGTIESLDDPVSKYAPQFAGTAYGETSIRHVMMMSSGVDFFHFKGFPDRNWMYLRVFRLRQNLDDFASELARRVPAGTDFNYLATDTHVLSAVLRGAYGKPYREIVQDKLWNGLGIAGDAHWSQNVPGPSGVAFGHCCLATRLVDFAHLGEFHLRDGVWDGRRLVPEGWIERVGTPSAPFQEPTADSSGYAMQFWVPQGYDGEFYGAGAFGQYLWIDTRRKVVVAQFAAQAPGDTEGGERNAALRAIVNAVHTP